One Nostoc sp. CENA543 genomic window, AGATCCTACGGCTAAAAGACTCTGTACTAATTGATAGCCGTCTCCGGTAGCATCCGCCCAAGGATTGAGAAATGACATTACGCGCTTGCGTTGGTATTCTTTAATGCTGATACTGAGTATTCCTAATGCAAATCCCCCGATGGCTGTACTGGTTAAATACTTGTAAGGTACACCACCAGCTAGTGCTATCAGCCAGATGGTAATTCCACAAAGGGCGGCTGTACTTAAGTTGGGTTGGGCAAGAATTCCTAAAATTACTAAGCCAAAGATAGCTAGCCAAGTTAAACGAATGCGCCAGGCTAATTTTTCCCATTGTCCGAACAGCCGCGCACTTTGTAGCACTAAAAAGGGTTTAATTAATTCGGAAGGTTGAATGGGAATTGGCCCTAAAGCTATCCAACGGGCTGCGTCAAAGGCTTTTTTTCCCAAACCTGGAACTAAAGTCACAAAAATTAATAATAAAAATATACCTAAAAACCAATGGGACGCGCCTAAAATTTTCTGCAAAGGTCGATTCACAATAAAGTTGAATCCAAACAGCGATGCAAGTACCCAAAGAATTTGTCGCTTAAAGTAATATAGTCCATCACCTTGACGAACATCAGCCACCACGTAGGATGCTGAAAAGAGGATAATCAAACCGACAAATAACCAAATAAATGTCAACCAACGCAACAACCGCGCCTCTAATGCCCAGTTGGAGACAGAATCATCAAAAATTGGAATCAGGTTGCGTAGATTCACGATGCCGTTATATGTAAAAGGTAAGGAGTTGTTAAAGCAATTCGCAATTCGCAATGGGCTAACGCCCCGCTTCGCTAACGCAATTCGCAATTCGCAATTTGGGGGTTTAAACCCCTCAATTTTGTTAAAAGTTAGGAATTACACTCATAACTTATAACTCAAAATTAGTAATGTGATGCACTGCGGCGATCGCGCCATTGATGTAATTTGGAATTAACTGACGGTCTTTGACTGTATCGAGAATTTGTTTGACTGTAAAGAGTGCATCGGGGATGTTACGCACCTGGTAAACTTTGTTGGCTCTTTGTTGCTGGCGATCGTACAGTCTTGGTAGTGGTAGTGCTACTAAAGGTACACCCACAGAAGTACATTCGTAAACTGTGTTGTATCCAGCACTGCCAACAACTATATCAGCTGCGGCAAAACATTCGATGCCTGGATGGTGAAACAACCAGAAATTACGTAAATCTTCACTAGGACAGTGAGGGGATAAAATTCTCACAGCGCATTCGGGGAAGGCTGTGTGTAGTTGTAGGGTAAGTTGAGTAAATAAGGGTAACTCTGAGATTTGCCCAGCCGCACAAACTAGGATAATTTTACGGCTATCATCGACTTTGAGAATCTGCGATCGCACAATTTTTCGGTCTGGTAATTCCTCTGGGTGGCGAATTAACCACGGTGCTGTGTGTATTACTCCTGGTAAATCTCCTAAAGGTAAATCTTTTCCTTCTCCTGGGATAATTACCGCCTGAAAATTTTCAGTGACAAATGAGCGCAAATTTTTAACTTCTACATATCGGGGATTTATATCTCGGTGAATCAAGATTTTTGGTATGTTGTGTAGTTGCGGTAATATATCCGCTAATTCACCGCCTAATCCTCTAGGAAAGGTATCAATAATTAAGCAATTATATCTAGTAGCATTAGTATTAAAAATTTCTCTTACTTTCCAACAGGTTGCAGCAAAGCTATCACTATCAGCAATCTGATGTAATAAGCAATCTTGTTTACTGATGTACTGTGCATAGGGACTATTAGTAATGATTTCTATGCTTCTTTGGTTAAGGGCAATTCTCCCCAAAGATAAAGCACGATTAATATGTCCCCAACCGCCACCAAGAGCGTAAATTAACCAAGTTTTAGTCAATAGTTATTAGTCAATAGTTATTAGTCAATAGTTATTAGTCAATAGTCATTAGTCATTAGGCATAGGGCATTGAGAATTTAGATATATAAATAATATCCCTTGTCCCCAGTCCCCAATCCCTCGGCTGGCAAATTAAACTATTCTTCCTTTTGCCTTTTGCCTTTTTACTTTTGCCTTTTCAACTCGCTCCCATATTGGTTTCAAAGTCGCTATCTCTTTCTGTTTCAAAACTTATTCCGTCGGATTCTGTAAAGTCTACATTACCTGTTTCTGGGTCATAATCATAGCGATCGCGGTTATAGTAATAATCTCTACTCCACGAACTAGACCGATAATCACCATAGTCAGGGTAGTAAGCGTAGTCTTCTTCATAGAACTGGTGACAGTGGGGACAATTGGTGGTGTCTGTTCGTCCACAGCGACGTTTGAACAAAAAACCCACCATGCGATCGCACTCCCAACCATCTTTTGTGGTAAGGTTAATGACGATTTCGCAATTACCAATTTGAATGCGATCGCTATCATTAATACTACCAGTTGTTATCTGTACACTATTAATTTTAATACCGCTATTAGTATTCTGATCTATAATAACTAATTCTTGATTTTGCCAAATAATTAAAGCATGATAATCAGCGATTAAATCGTCTTTAATGACAATTCGAGAAACTCTTTGATCATCAATTTGTTGTGGCATGGCTGTAAATTCTTTGCCTATTGCCACTGGTATTTGTAATAATGGTTCACGGCGATCGCCTGTATTGGGATCTAACCAAGATAATTTTATTTGCAAGGTTGCTCAACCTCCTGTTAAATTCACAGCGTAAGCTAAAGCTGCTTGTTGTTCGCGGGTGAGGGAATCTAATCCAAAGCACGCGAATGCAATAGGAGACATATTTGATTTTGTAGAAAATACAGTACCACCAGAGGCATTTTTTAAGGAAATTTTACCTTCTTTTATTCTCACTTGATAAACTAATTTCTTATCCGGTGTGGTAATTTCTAAGCCAGCTTTATTAGTGGTAATTTGATACAATTGTTTTTTAGTATTATCTTCTAGCTGATAGGTATTATCACTGTTACGTTTGAGAAAATATATATCTTTTTTCTCAGCATCTTGGATTGTCCAAGAACCATCAGCATTGATGATATATCCTAAAACTTTATCTTGGGCATTTTTGATTTTGATTTTACCAGAATCATCAGTTTTAATTCTAGCTAATTCCTCGTCTTTACCATCAACTAACTTAGCTCCATCTGTCCGTTGCTTAATAGCAAATAAATCAGCACCACCTTCTGTTTTAAACTTAATTTTCTCTGTTTTATCTATAACATTATTGACAGGCGTAGCTGCTACCGTTTCATTAATATTAGGTGGTAAAGTATTAACTTGATTAGGTGGAAGATTATTCGCTTGATTATTACTGCAACTTACAGAAGATAAAATCAAAATACTGAAGATTAAACCCTGAATAATTATTTTTTTCATATGTTTATTTTGTGAGCATTTTTGCTAAATTGAGGACTTGATAACTACTCAAAAACATAGCAGTAATCGTTTGATATACTTTATCTTGAGCATTTACAAATTGGGGTGCAACTCTCGCAGTGATATAAATCGCTTCATCTGTAATTCTCAATCTTCTGAGACTTGATGATATCGGTAGCTTAATGGCATGATTAACTTCTTGTTGTAAAAGCTTGATTGCTCCATATCGTTTTTTTGGATAAGTTAAGCTGATGCTAATATCTAACCCTCCCGATTTACTTTTTGATTTATATTTACTCTTGCCGCTACTACCACGTTTCCAGCCATACTGCTTTTTTAAAATTTCAGTTAAACTTAATTCAAAATATGTTTTATCTATAAATTGTCCTTTAATTGTCAACCATGATTGAGTATAACTATCAATTTTCCACCCAGCTTTATAAGGATGATCAATTGTTCCTGTTTTGTTCTCTACTTTATCCAGAGATTTAAAAGATAGACCTAAATCTATGAGCGCATCTTCCTTGATATCACGATAGAGCATTTGTATGACTTTTTTGGTTAAGTCATATCGATAGTTTTGCAAGTTTAATCGCTGGAATTTAAAATACATAAATAATGTATAAATCCCATAAATTATTAAGAAAAATGCTATCAATATTGAAAGTAGTAGAATTACTCCTAATAATTCAGTATTAGTTAATAATAAGGAAATGACAAATAAGATAACAAATAGAGCGACGATTCCCAAAAAGCAAAAAAGTGCAATTTTACCATATCGTTTTTGCTGAATTTCGGCGAAACTATCAAGTTCTGCTATCTTTTGTAAATCATCTAAAACATTTTTGATGGAAGACTTGACGGTATAGATCCGAGATTTACGAATTTCTTCTAGTTCGACAGTCATTTTATTGAGATTCCACCATTAAGAGTTTTTCTGAGTTTTTTAAACTTAGGTTAATTTAAATGTCGATTCTCTTATTCAAAGATGTTTTAACTAAAATAGAAAAGTTTTGCTGCAAGTATACCAAAATAAAAAAATATGTGTCAACGAAATGTATAAATATCTATGGGATTATCTAAAATAGCTTATATTTCTTTTGATACTGTTCCAGCACCAAAAGGAGCAGCAATTCATATTCAAGCTTTTGTTTCTGCTTTAGGTGTAAATTTTGGTGATGTACAGTTAGTGACAGTTTCACCGACAACAGAATTGCAGGAATTTACATCAATTCATCCACAGATAAAGCAAACAACACTCCCAGCTTTAGGAGACAACTTAATTCAGCGAGTGATTTATTTTCGGCGTTTATTGCGATTATGGCTAGAAGGAAAGCGATTTGATGTTATTCATATTCGCTCAATTTATGAGGGATTTGTCATTGCTGTTAATAAAAATCAATATTGTGATCAGTTAATCTTTGAAGTTAATGGCTTGCCTTCCATAGAATTGAAATATCGCTATCCTCGTGTGAGTGAGGATCGAGAACTTTTACATAAATTATCTTCCCAAGAGCAAATTTGTTTGTCTGCTGCCGATTTAATTATTACGCCTAGTAAAATTACAGCAACATATTTACAGCAGCAAAAAAACATTCCCGCCGCAAAAATTAAAGTCATTCCCAATGGTGTAGATTTGCATATCTTTACCTATCGTCATCCTGAAAATAAACTTGAGATTCCCTGGGAAATGCTATATTTCGGCACTCTGTCTGCTTGGCAGGGAGTAAATTTAGCTGTGGAAGCTTTGGGATTAATTAATCGAGATATAACGGCAAATTTAACTATTATCGGACAAGCCAGGGAATTACAAATCCAAGCAATCAAACAACTGGCATTAAAATTTGGCGTAGCAGAGAGGTTAACTATTTTAGAACCAATGTCACAATCAGATTTAGTGACGAAGATTCATGCAGCCAATGTGATTTTATCGCCACTGACACCGAGCGATCGCAATTTAGTTCAAGGTTGCTGTCCTCTGAAAATTTTAGAAGGGATGGCGACGGGAGTACCTGTAATTGCTAGTGATTTACCAGTAGTGCGAGAACTAGGAGAAGATGGGGTTGATTTTTTATTAGTCAAACCAAATTCAGCTAAAGCCATTAAAGATGCGGTTTTCAGACTATATCATGAGCCGGAATTAGCCATAAAACTAGCCAGTCATGCCCGCCAGCGTATCATCACCAACTATACTTGGCAACAAGCCGGAGAGGCTTTGGTTAATGCCTATCAAGAATTGGGAATCAAGCGGTCAATTACCGTTTGAAGTTGTTGTTTTTCTTGGATGATAGAATGGCTA contains:
- a CDS encoding FtsW/RodA/SpoVE family cell cycle protein, with amino-acid sequence MNLRNLIPIFDDSVSNWALEARLLRWLTFIWLFVGLIILFSASYVVADVRQGDGLYYFKRQILWVLASLFGFNFIVNRPLQKILGASHWFLGIFLLLIFVTLVPGLGKKAFDAARWIALGPIPIQPSELIKPFLVLQSARLFGQWEKLAWRIRLTWLAIFGLVILGILAQPNLSTAALCGITIWLIALAGGVPYKYLTSTAIGGFALGILSISIKEYQRKRVMSFLNPWADATGDGYQLVQSLLAVGSGKTWGAGFGMSQQKLFYLPIQDTDFIFAVFAEEFGFVGSIVLLLMLAAFATLGLMVALKAKNPIHRLVAMGITIVMVGQSLLHIAVATGALPTTGLPLPMFSYGGNSMIASLIGAAILIRVARESSEAEVVPLHRPQLEKKRQRRRMF
- a CDS encoding glycosyltransferase, with product MTKTWLIYALGGGWGHINRALSLGRIALNQRSIEIITNSPYAQYISKQDCLLHQIADSDSFAATCWKVREIFNTNATRYNCLIIDTFPRGLGGELADILPQLHNIPKILIHRDINPRYVEVKNLRSFVTENFQAVIIPGEGKDLPLGDLPGVIHTAPWLIRHPEELPDRKIVRSQILKVDDSRKIILVCAAGQISELPLFTQLTLQLHTAFPECAVRILSPHCPSEDLRNFWLFHHPGIECFAAADIVVGSAGYNTVYECTSVGVPLVALPLPRLYDRQQQRANKVYQVRNIPDALFTVKQILDTVKDRQLIPNYINGAIAAVHHITNFEL
- a CDS encoding FHA domain-containing protein; translation: MQIKLSWLDPNTGDRREPLLQIPVAIGKEFTAMPQQIDDQRVSRIVIKDDLIADYHALIIWQNQELVIIDQNTNSGIKINSVQITTGSINDSDRIQIGNCEIVINLTTKDGWECDRMVGFLFKRRCGRTDTTNCPHCHQFYEEDYAYYPDYGDYRSSSWSRDYYYNRDRYDYDPETGNVDFTESDGISFETERDSDFETNMGAS
- a CDS encoding glycosyltransferase family 4 protein, producing the protein MGLSKIAYISFDTVPAPKGAAIHIQAFVSALGVNFGDVQLVTVSPTTELQEFTSIHPQIKQTTLPALGDNLIQRVIYFRRLLRLWLEGKRFDVIHIRSIYEGFVIAVNKNQYCDQLIFEVNGLPSIELKYRYPRVSEDRELLHKLSSQEQICLSAADLIITPSKITATYLQQQKNIPAAKIKVIPNGVDLHIFTYRHPENKLEIPWEMLYFGTLSAWQGVNLAVEALGLINRDITANLTIIGQARELQIQAIKQLALKFGVAERLTILEPMSQSDLVTKIHAANVILSPLTPSDRNLVQGCCPLKILEGMATGVPVIASDLPVVRELGEDGVDFLLVKPNSAKAIKDAVFRLYHEPELAIKLASHARQRIITNYTWQQAGEALVNAYQELGIKRSITV